TGCACGAGCGATCAGTCAAAGTGTTTCAAACCTCGACGGTTTGAACTTCGACATTCGCACCATGCAGCAGGGAAGTTTCCAGGGAGGCGCCCTCAGCACCGAGGATTCAAGGAGGACAGCCATGCAGATCACCGAAATCCGCATCAAACTCATGGACGACAAAGAGAGCCGCAACGAACGCTTGCTGGCGTTCTGTTCAGTCACCTTTGATCACATGTTTGTGGTGCGCGACCTCAAAATCATCGAGGGAATCAAAGGCCTCTTTGTTGCCATGCCCAGCCGAAAGCTCACCGATCGCTGCTCCAGTTGCCATTGCAAGAATCATCTCCGTGCTCGTTTCTGCAACCAGTGCGGATTCCGCCTGATGGAAGATCGTGCACCTCGCGACGATCATGGCCGAGCCAAACTGCATGCTGATGTTGCACATCCCATTAATGCCCAGGCACGCGAATTCGTGCAGACAGGCATTATTCGCGCATTCCACGAAGAAATGGAACGTGCCCAGCAGCCGGGCTATGTCTGCCGATACGACGAACTCGATGCCGGCGAGGAAACCATCGGGTTGTATGAAAGCCTGGTTGGTGCTCCGATCAGCG
Above is a genomic segment from Planctomycetia bacterium containing:
- a CDS encoding SpoVG family protein, translating into MQITEIRIKLMDDKESRNERLLAFCSVTFDHMFVVRDLKIIEGIKGLFVAMPSRKLTDRCSSCHCKNHLRARFCNQCGFRLMEDRAPRDDHGRAKLHADVAHPINAQAREFVQTGIIRAFHEEMERAQQPGYVCRYDELDAGEETIGLYESLVGAPISADARTHQPHPPRGTPLPRRQTASVQAPGFGSGVFE